In Panacibacter ginsenosidivorans, the following proteins share a genomic window:
- the serS gene encoding serine--tRNA ligase has product MLQVNVLRQKPDWAKERLAFKNFKQTELVDEIIALDDERKRLQAEFDNTQALINVASKEIGKLMGQGKKDEAEEQKATVANLKSTAGELNEKMSVTEKSLQEKLVVLPNLPSALVPPGTSAEDNVVVRSGGVDNINLPANAVPHWDLIKTYDLVDFETGSKVTGRGFPFYKGKGAKLQRAMIQYFLDFNTAAGYTEFIPPFMVNEASAYGTGQLPDKEGQMYHVTEDNFYLIPTSEVPLTNIYRDEILKENELPIKMTAYSPCFRREAGSFGKDVRGLNRLHQFEKVEILQITHPEKSYDALEEMVHHVERLVQSLELPYRILKLCGGDMGFTSALTYDFEVYSAAQQRWLEVSSVSNMESYQTNRLKCRFKDANGKTQLAHSLNGSSLALPRILASILENNQTENGIKIPQVLHKYFGAEMIS; this is encoded by the coding sequence ATGTTACAGGTAAATGTATTGCGCCAGAAACCTGATTGGGCAAAGGAAAGGTTAGCATTTAAAAACTTTAAGCAAACGGAACTGGTTGATGAGATTATTGCATTGGATGATGAACGTAAAAGATTACAGGCCGAGTTTGATAATACACAAGCTTTAATAAATGTGGCCTCAAAAGAGATCGGCAAACTAATGGGGCAGGGCAAAAAAGATGAGGCAGAAGAACAAAAAGCAACCGTTGCAAATCTAAAATCAACAGCTGGTGAGCTAAATGAAAAAATGTCTGTAACAGAAAAATCGTTGCAGGAAAAATTGGTCGTGCTGCCCAATCTACCATCCGCATTAGTACCTCCGGGCACTTCTGCTGAGGACAACGTAGTGGTAAGGTCTGGCGGCGTAGACAATATTAATCTTCCGGCCAATGCTGTTCCGCATTGGGATCTTATAAAAACATATGACCTCGTAGATTTTGAAACTGGCTCAAAAGTCACCGGTCGTGGTTTCCCTTTTTACAAAGGCAAAGGTGCCAAACTGCAACGCGCCATGATACAGTATTTTCTTGATTTTAATACTGCCGCTGGATATACAGAATTTATTCCGCCATTCATGGTAAATGAAGCAAGCGCTTATGGCACCGGCCAGTTGCCCGATAAAGAAGGACAGATGTATCATGTAACAGAAGACAATTTTTATCTTATTCCAACATCTGAAGTACCACTTACCAATATCTATCGCGATGAAATTTTAAAAGAAAATGAGCTGCCCATAAAAATGACGGCATATTCTCCCTGCTTTAGAAGAGAGGCAGGAAGTTTTGGAAAAGATGTGCGTGGGTTAAACCGTTTGCACCAATTTGAAAAAGTAGAGATATTACAAATAACACATCCGGAAAAAAGTTATGACGCACTGGAAGAAATGGTGCATCATGTAGAACGGCTTGTACAAAGCCTTGAACTGCCTTACCGCATTTTAAAACTCTGTGGCGGTGATATGGGTTTCACCAGTGCACTTACCTACGATTTTGAAGTGTACAGTGCAGCACAGCAACGCTGGCTCGAAGTAAGCAGTGTAAGTAATATGGAAAGCTATCAGACAAATCGTCTTAAATGCAGGTTCAAAGATGCCAATGGTAAAACGCAACTTGCACATAGCCTTAACGGAAGTTCACTTGCATTGCCGCGTATACTGGCAAGCATACTTGAAAATAACCAAACCGAAAATGGAATAAAAATTCCGCAGGTACTGCATAAATATTTTGGTGCAGAGATGATTAGTTAG